GACGTCCAGCGCCGGACCACCCCTGGCGCCAAGGCTACCAGAACATGCCCGCGCATTTATAGCTGCGGCAACAACCGGACATTTCTATCTGCCGTGTATAGCGGACATTTCTATCTGCGGTTGACACACAGCGCCGGCGGCGCTTGACAGGACGCCGGGGTTGGGCTAAGTTATAAAGCCTTGCCGTTTGCTGGGAAACGCCAGCCGCGAGGGGATTGCCCATGGCCGTCGAAGATCTCTACACCAAGGCGTGTGACGCAGTCGAGCGGGCCAACTACGACTACGCGGTCGAGCTGTTCCGCGAAGTGCTGCGCCATACCCCGGATTACCCCAATGCGCGCATGGCATTGCGGGGCACCGAGAGGCGGAGGATCCAGGAGAAGGGCCGTTCGGTCGGCGCGTTGCTGACCGGCCCGCTGCGGGCCGCCGTCACGGCGCTGAAGGGCGCCGCCGCCAAGGCGCCGAAGAGGATCGAGATCTTCGAGGACTACCTGGAGACGAACCCCAACTCCTTCTGGGCCCTGAGCCGCGTCGCGGCGGCCGCCGTCAAAGCGGGCCACAAAGAGGAGGGCGTTAACCTCTACCGCGACGCGCTGAAGGTCAAGCCCACCGACAAGGCCGCGCTGCGCGCCGTCGGCGACGTTCTGATCGACATGGGCCAGCACCAGGAGGCGCTGAAATACCTGAACCGCCTTGCCGGGCTGGACCCGAAGGACAGGGACCTGCAGAGGGAAGTGCGCGATCTGTCCGCCACCCAGCACATGGTCTCGCACGACATGGAGAGCGCCGAGAGCTTCCGCGACATGATCCGCGACAAGACCATGGCCGAGCAGCTCGAGGCGAAGGGCCGCATGGCCGTGACCATGGACGACCTGCGCCGCAGCATCGAGGAGGCCGAACGCGAACTGGCCGAGCACCCCACCAACGTCCCCCGCATCCTGGGGCTCGCCCAGAAGTACCTGGACACCGGGCAACTGCCGAAGGCCCAGGCGTTCCTGCGCGAGAAGCACAAGGCGCTGCCCGACAACTACGAGGTCCGCGAGAAGCTCGGCGACGCGCAACTGCTGGCCCATGAGGCCACCGTGCGAGCGGCCCAGGAGGCCGCCCGGGCCAACCCGGCCGACGAGGCCGCCGGGCAGAAGGCGCGGGACCTGCAGCAGCGCCTGCGGGCGTTCAGGATCAAGGAATACAACTGGCGCCTCAGCCAGCACCCGACGGACCGGCACATCCAGTTGATGCTGGGCCGTGCATACTTCGACGACGGGAAGTATAATGAGGCGATCGCCGCCTGCCAGATCGCCGCGCAGGACGCACGCTTCGAGCTGGAGAGCTTCAAGATCCTCGGCCAGGCGTTCCTGCACAAGAAGCAGTTTGACCTTGCCCTGGAGCAGTTCGGCCGGGCCATCGCCAGCCACGGCGAGATGGACGACGAGGGCAAGGACCTCTACTACTGCCAGGCGGAGGCGTTGGAAGCGATGGGCAACCGAGAGGAGGCCCTGAAGGTCTATAAGCGTATCTACAGCCAGGACATCAACTTCCGGGACGTCGCCGCGAAGGTGGACGCGCTCAGCGCCTGACGCGCAGCGGCCCCGGCCCCAAGGGAGAACCCCATGCCTCACCGTGCCTCAGCCAAGAAGAGACTGCGTCAGGATCAGAAGCGGCGCTTCCGCAACAAGAGCGTGAAGAGCCGCCTGCGCACCGAAGAGAACAAGCTGAACCGCATGGTCGAACGCGGTGACGTCGAGGCGGCCGCCGTGCAGAGCCGGCTGCTGACGAAGCTCCTGCAGCAGGCGGCCGCCGGCGGCGTGGTCCACGCCAACCGCGTTGCCCGCAAGCAGGGGCAGATCGACCGTTGCCTGGACACCCTCGCGAAGCCCCGGGCATCCTGACCGCCCGCGCGGCCTACTCGAACAACCGGGCCTGGTCCGGGCGGGGAGGGGGGCGGTACTCCGCCGCCAGGCGGGCCAGTTCCTGCGCGGTGGGCATGCACGCCAGGTCCAGCGCGCACGCCCCCAGGCGCACCAGCTTCCGAACCGCGC
This sequence is a window from Candidatus Brocadiaceae bacterium. Protein-coding genes within it:
- the rpsT gene encoding 30S ribosomal protein S20; amino-acid sequence: MPHRASAKKRLRQDQKRRFRNKSVKSRLRTEENKLNRMVERGDVEAAAVQSRLLTKLLQQAAAGGVVHANRVARKQGQIDRCLDTLAKPRAS
- a CDS encoding tetratricopeptide repeat protein, which gives rise to MAVEDLYTKACDAVERANYDYAVELFREVLRHTPDYPNARMALRGTERRRIQEKGRSVGALLTGPLRAAVTALKGAAAKAPKRIEIFEDYLETNPNSFWALSRVAAAAVKAGHKEEGVNLYRDALKVKPTDKAALRAVGDVLIDMGQHQEALKYLNRLAGLDPKDRDLQREVRDLSATQHMVSHDMESAESFRDMIRDKTMAEQLEAKGRMAVTMDDLRRSIEEAERELAEHPTNVPRILGLAQKYLDTGQLPKAQAFLREKHKALPDNYEVREKLGDAQLLAHEATVRAAQEAARANPADEAAGQKARDLQQRLRAFRIKEYNWRLSQHPTDRHIQLMLGRAYFDDGKYNEAIAACQIAAQDARFELESFKILGQAFLHKKQFDLALEQFGRAIASHGEMDDEGKDLYYCQAEALEAMGNREEALKVYKRIYSQDINFRDVAAKVDALSA